The proteins below are encoded in one region of Equus przewalskii isolate Varuska chromosome 1, EquPr2, whole genome shotgun sequence:
- the LOC103551247 gene encoding phospholipase A2-like encodes MKLLVLAVLLTVGAGESGISPRAVWQFRSMIQCTIPNSKPYLEYNDYGCYCGLGGSGTSVDELDACCQVHDNCYTKAKELSSCRFLVDNPYTESYKFSCSGTEVTCSDKNNACEAFICNCDRSAAICFSKAPYNLENKNLDSKRCKP; translated from the coding sequence ATGAAACTCCTTGTGCTGGCTGTTCTGCTTACAGTGGGCGCTGGTGAGAGCGGCATCAGCCCGCGGGCAGTGTGGCAGTTCCGCAGCATGATCCAGTGCACGATCCCCAACAGCAAACCCTATTTGGAATACAATGACTACGGCTGTTACTGTGGCCTGGGTGGATCTGGCACTTCTGTGGATGAACTGGATGCGTGCTGCCAGGTACACGACAATTGCTACACTAAGGCCAAGGAACTGAGCAGCTGTAGATTCCTCGTGGACAACCCCTACACTGAAAGCTACAAATTCTCATGCTCTGGCACTGAGGTCACCTGCAGCGACAAAAACAACGCCTGTGAGGCCTTTATCTGTAACTGTGACCGAAGTGCTGCCATCTGCTTTTCAAAGGCCCCATACAACCTGGAGAACAAGAACCTGGACAGCAAGAGGTGTAAACCCTAA